In Mercurialis annua linkage group LG5, ddMerAnnu1.2, whole genome shotgun sequence, a single genomic region encodes these proteins:
- the LOC126682049 gene encoding uncharacterized protein LOC126682049: MSFSFISWNSRGSLLNHRKQRFIQNMVSKYNLSLFGMLETKKDSIDAFLVRKLWPNLDFDFAWVPLVGASGELLIIYNYVLLHNIEIDSGSRWIFLDLMFNFLSIRHILIYASNLASKRLSLWNDLLLLTISTLVLSLYAGILMKFYLLLNVLIARISRLLSLHDFLNESELVDLPLQGRSFTWQNSFSKSRIDGCFRKLKHLRERFKTWNAEVLGDQNKKQAELATEIAQLDVIVESRSLQYVELERLDVIKSQLWVVEKRIESLWFQKSRLNWSIKGDRNSNFYHTTTSMHYRNNQISAIIGFYSALYFKNHEVSVDYSGFDFKGLSSDQAASLIRPFQESYIFSELNSCNDTKAPGPDGFNYFFNKRAWHFIKRDILEFFLTIFIVRICCPI; this comes from the exons ATGTCGTTTTCATTTATTTCTTGGAATAGCAGGGGCAGCCTTCTTAACCATCGAAAGCAGCGCTTTATTCAAAACATGGTTAGTAAATATAATCTTTCTTTATTTGGGATGTTGGAAACAAAGAAGGATTCGATTGATGCTTTTCTTGTTCGGAAGCTTTGGCCGAATTTGGACTTCGATTTTGCTTGGGTCCCATTAGTTGGTGCATCAGGTGAGCTgcttattatatataattatgttttactTCATAATATTGAGATTGATTCTGGCTCTCGATGGATTTTTCTGGATTTGATGTTTAATTTTCTGTCTATTCGTCATATTCTCATTTATGCGAGTAATTTAGCTTCTAAAAGATTGTCTTTGTGGAATGATTTGTTGCTGCTCACGATATCTACTCTGGTCTTGTCTCTGTATGCGGGAATTTTAATGAAGTTTTATCTCCTGCTGAATGTCTTAATTGCTCGGATTTCTCGCCTTCTATCTCTTCATGATTTTCTGAATGAGTCTGAATTAGTGGACCTTCCTCTTCAAGGTCGCTCTTTTACTTGGCAAAATTCTTTCTCAAAATCAAGAATTGATGGATGTT TTCGTAAGCTAAAACATCTTCGGGAAAGGTTTAAAACTTGGAATGCTGAAGTGCTTGGGGATCAAAACAAAAAGCAAGCTGAGCTCGCAACGGAAATAGCGCAGCTGGATGTTATTGTCGAATCTAGAAGCCTCCAATATGTGGAATTAGAGAGGTTAGATGTTATTAAATCTCAGCTTTGGGTAGTTGAAAAGCGTATAGAAAGTTTGTGGTTTCAGAAGTCCAGGCTGAATTGGTCAATCAAAGGGGATAGGAACTCGAATTTTTATCACACTACAACTTCAATGCACTACCGAAACAATCAAATTTCTGCT ATAATAGGGTTCTATTCAGCTTTATACTTTAAGAATCATGAGGTTTCAGTGGACTACTCCGGCTTTGATTTCAAGGGTTTATCTTCTGATCAAGCTGCTAGTTTAATTCGTCCATTTCAAGAATCATATATTTTTTCGGAGCTTAATTCTTGTAATGATACTAAGGCTCCGGGTCCTGATGGGTTTAACTACTTTTTCAATAAGCGTGCTTGGCATTTCATTAAGAGGGatattttagagttttttttaacgattttcaTAGTTCGAATTTGCTGCCCCATTTAA
- the LOC126679986 gene encoding protein TIFY 5A-like: protein MRRNCNLELRLFPVSDPEEEREQQHQPQQITIFYNGNVSVCDVTEIQARVILLLASQETDDKLRTSPSPTLPSPVYVPDNGLSMKRSLQRFLQKRNNRRIQTTFPYSINRRVTCPLINQ from the coding sequence ATGAGGAGGAACTGCAACCTCGAACTCCGCCTCTTTCCGGTCTCCGATCCCGAAGAAGAGCGAGAACAACAACATCAACCACAGCAGATTACTATTTTCTACAACGGAAATGTTTCCGTTTGTGATGTTACGGAAATTCAGGCTAGGGTTATTCTTCTGTTAGCAAGTCAAGAAACGGACGATAAACTCAGAACCTCACCGTCACCAACGTTGCCGTCTCCGGTTTACGTCCCGGATAACGGTTTATCGATGAAGAGGTCGTTACAGCGGTTTTTGCAGAAGCGGAATAACCGTCGGATTCAAACAACGTTCCCTTACAGCATTAACCGAAGGGTGACGTGTCCGTTGATTAACCAATAA